From the Pseudomonas sp. VD-NE ins genome, the window TCGACCAGCGTGTCACGCAATGGATGTCGCAACGAAGTTGCCGTTGCGGCAGTGCCTGCAGATCGGCGTAACGTAGTTCGATTGGCTGGTCGACCGTGCCGAACAGGCGCAACGACCAGTTGGCGAGGTCGTATTCCGGTATTTCGCCTTCGTGGAGGATTGGAAAACGCTCCGTCAGTACTTGACCTGGAGGCAGTCGCTTACCGAAAGCCGGATCGGCTTTCGGCGAACGGCTTTTGCGTAAGCGGTCAGCTTTGTTGTGCATGTAAGCTCCAGAACTCCCTCAGTGTGCGCAACTACGCGTTACCCCTGTGGGAGCGAGCCTGCTCGCGAAAGCGCTGGGTCAGTCAACAGAGATATCAACTGATCAGACCTCTTCGCGAGCAGGCTCGCTCCCACAGGGGCGATGTCGTGGCAAATGTTCTAGTTGGCCACCGGAATCCACGCCGCCCGTGCGACATTCGCGGTATCACCAAAGCTCGGGAGCTTCTGCGCCAGATCTCGAACGTTCTTCACATCCAGATCCAGCAACTGCTGGCGGGTGATCAGCGTCGGCGGCACCAGTACCTGATGCCCCGGATTTTCCCCGGCAATCAACATCGCCAGACTGCGCACGCTGATCGCCCCGGCCACTTGCGGATTGACCGCCGCCGTCGCCGCCCAGGCGCTGTCCGGCTCTTTCATGATCTGAATATCGGCGGTGGAAATATCGGCGCTGTAGATCTTCACCTTGCTCGTCAGCCCCGCCTCATCGACGGCGATTTTCGCGCCTTTGGCGAACTCATCGAACGGCGCAAAAATCACGCTGATGCCCGGGTTGGCGCGAAGCACCGCACTGGCCTGATCCGCCACGGAATTGGCAATCGGCGGATTCAGCGTGCCAAAGCGTGCCTTCTCGACGATCCCGGGATTGGCTTTCTTGACCTGACTCCAGATTTCATCGCGGCGCTCCATTGGGGTAAAGCCGCTGATGTACACGTAGCCGGCGTCGAACTTCGTGCCGTTGTCCTTCACGGCTTGATCGAGGGCCAGACGCGCCAGCGCGTGGTGATCCTGCTCGACCTGGGTCACTTGCGGGGTGTTCAGATCGACATCGAAGGCGACGACCTTAATGCCTTTGGCGATAGCCCGATCAATCGGCGCTTTGAGCGTTTCGGCCAGGCCGAGCTGGACGATGATGCCGTCGACGCCGAGATCGATCGCCTGATCGATCATCTCGCCCTGACTCGCCGCTTGCTGCCGGGCATCGAATACGCGCAGGTTGGCACCCAGTGCTTCGGTCTGCTTTTCGACGCCACGCAAATAAGCCTCGGGAAAGTCCCCGGAGAACAAGTAACCCACCAGCGCGATCTGCACCTGACCTTTGTCGAACGGTGCGGGTGCGCCGGGCAAGGCTTTGGCCTGAGCGCTCAGCGCCACCGCCGAAAGCAACGCACCGGCGAGGCAGTGACGGGCGAACTGTGTGATTGAACCGTGCATGCAACTTCCTTGAATAAAGCGGCTCAACGCGCCCGATGCGCGAGGCCGAACGTGAACATCAGGGCCAGCACCAGCACCAGTCCCTTGACGAAATCCTGCGCGTAATACGGCGCGTTGAGCATGGTCAGACCGTTGAGCAACGCCGCCACCAGCAGCGCTCCGACCAAGGTGCCGAAGGCGTTGGGCTTCTTCGCGCCGAGTACGGCAAAACCGATCAGCGCCGCGCCGAGAGCATCCAGCACCAGGCCATTTCCGGAGCTGACATCACCACGCCCCAAACGAGCCGCGAGCAACAATCCGCCCAGCGATGCGAGCAACGCCGAGAGCACGTAAGCCAACAATTTGAAGCGCTGCACCGGCGCACCGGCCAGTCGCGCCGCTTGCTCGTTGCCGCCAATGGCATAGAACAAACGACCAATGCGCGTGCGTTCGAGAAACAACCACACCGCGATCGCGACCACGGCCATGATCAACACCGGAATCGGCACCACCTCCCACAACCGCCCACGCCCCAGCGCCAGAAACGCGGCACTGAACGTACCTTCGGTTTCCTCACCGCTGGGCAAGGTCATGCCGACTGCAATCGAGCGTCCGCCGGTAGGAATCAGCTGCACGCCGATCACCAGAAACATGCTGCCCAGCGTCGCGAGAATGTCCGGCACCCGCAGTTTGACGATCAGCCAGCCATTGAGCAGGCCGACCAGCGCACCGCCCGCCAGACTGATCAACACCGCCGGCACCGCGCCCCAGCCGAGCACGACCATCACGTAACTGGCGATCATCAGGCTCATCGCCGCCACCGCGCCAATCGACAGATCGAGGCCGCCGACGGCCATGGTCAGCGTCACACCCAGCGCCAGCAGCGCGACAATCGACACCGATTGCAGGATGCTGAACAGGTTGCCGACGCGCATAAACGCAGGCTCGGCAACACTGAAAAACACCACGATCAGCGCCAGCAGCCACAACAGCCCATAACGGATCAATACGTGCAGCAGACGTTCGGCGCGTGCCGGCTCGGTCGATAGCAGTGAACTTGAATCAGGCACTCACTCTGCTCCTTGGCGTGGCTTGAGGGGAATGTTCGCTCACGTCGCTGCCGGCCAGTGCGGCCACCAGATCAGCACGAACGAGGCCGGCACGCGGGTACTCGGCAACCACGGCGTGATCGCGCACCAGCAGAATGCGGTCGGCAATTTCCAGCGCTTCATCGACGTCGGCGCAAATCACCAGCGTCGCCCGGCCCTTGGCGCTGTCGCGCAGCAGTTGGCCGATGTCGCGGCGGGCGCGCACGTCGACGCCTTGAAACGGTTCATCGAGGATCAATACCCGCCCTTCGCCGAGCAGCCAGCGGCCGAGCACGACTTTCTGTTGATTGCCGCCCGACAGTGCGGTCATTGGCACATCGATACCGGCAGTCTTGATTCCCAGCGCCGCGACTTGTGCCTCGACCGCTGCCGCTTCGGCGCGGTTGCGGATGAAACCGCCGCGGGTAAAGCGTTCAAGAAACGGCAAAGTCAGGGTGCGACGCAAAGTGAAATCGGGTACCAGCGACTGACTGGCACGATCCTCGGCCGCGAAGAAAACCCCGCTTTGAATAGCCTGACGTGGTGAGTTCGCGTGCCACTCAGCGCCATCCAGCTGCACGCGGCCCGAGAACGCTTTACGCAGGCCGAACAGCACCTCGGCGATTTCACTTTTACCGGCGCCCAGCAGCCCGGTCAGCACCACCACTTCGTTTTCGTGCAGGGTCAGATCGAACGCGGCGGATCGCGGCAGAATTTGCATGGCGTTGAGTTTCAACACCTCGCGCCCGGCCACACGTGGCTGATAAACATGCTCGGCCAGCGCCTGCCCGAGCATGGCGCTCACCGCTTCCGGCAATTGCCGAGCGGTGAACTCGCCCGCGAACTGGCCATCGCGCAGCACGATGGCGCGATCCGCCACGCGTTGCAGGTCGGAGAGTCGATGGGAAATGTACAGAATCGCCACACCGCGACTGCGCAAGGTGTCGATCAAACCAAACAAGCGCTGCGCCTCGGCATCGGAGAGCGCGGCGGTCGGCTCATCCAGAATCAGCAGGCGCGGTTGCAAGGCCAAGGCTCGAGCGAGCACCACCAATTGCCGTTCGGCCTGCCCGAGATGTTCAATCGGTTGTTCCAGTGGCAAGGTCAAACCCAGCCCGGCAGCAATGCTCGCGGCGCGCTCCAGCAGGCGTTGGCGATTGAGCCAGAAGTCCGCGTCTGGCTTGCACAGTTCATCGAGCAGGAGGTTTTCCGCAACGCTCAAACCCGGTGCAATGCCCTCGTTGATCTGTTGGTGCACCGCGACAATACCGAAGCGCCGCGCCGACAACGGCGAGCTGAAATGCCGTGGTGCGCCGTCCAGCCAGATCTCGCCCGCGTCGGCGGTCTGACTGCCTGCGAGGACCTTTACCAAGGTCGATTTGCCCGCGCCATTGGCACCAAGCAGCGCCACCACTTCAGCGGGATAGATGTCCAGGCTGACGGCGTTCAGCGCCCGGCTCGCGCCAAATATTTTGCTCAACTCACGTACACGAATCAGCGGCTCACAGGCCACAGCGACCGGCACACTCATACAATTCCTTAGCGGCGATGCGCCAGCGAACGAACCAATCGATCGCCCAGGCTTTGCACGCCCTGAACGAGGATCACCAACACCACCACCGTGGCGACCATCACTTCATTGTTGAAACGCTGATAGCCGTAACGGATCGCCAGATCACCGAGCCCGCCACCACCGATGACCCCGGCCATCGAGGAAAAACCGATCAGCATCACCAACGTCAGAGTGATGCCTGCGAGCAAGGCCGGCAGCGCTTCAGGCAACAACACCTTGAAGATCACATGACCGATGTCGCCGCCCATGGCGAGGATGGCTTCGATGCGGCCCTTGTCGACTTCGTCGAGGGCGTTTTCGACGATGCGCGCGAAGAACGGAAAGGCCCCGATGGTAATCGGCACCACAGCGGCAGTGCTGCCCAGCGTTGTACCGACCACCAGCCGCGTTAACGGGATCAGGGCGATCAGCATCACCACGAATGGCAGCGAACGGCCAAGGTTGACCACGCCACCCAGCACGGCATTCAAACGTGGCATCGGCAGCAATCCACCGCGGCGACTGATAAACAGCAACACGCCCAGCGGCAATCCGATCAGCAGCGTGAACAGCCCCGCGAGCAGGACCATGTACAGGGTTTCACCGGTGGCGTTGAACACCAGTTGCAGGATTTCATCCCAATTGACCGTGCGGTTCATGAGTGCGCCGCCCGTACGCCGTATTGCTTGAGAAAACTCAGGCCCGGCGCGTCGTGCCCCAGCGGCAAGCCGCAGGTCGGCCGCAGCGAAGCGCCCAGTTGCGATTGCGCATCGGCCAGCAGCCGTGGCACCGGCCCGGCTTCGACCAGACGTCCGTTGGCCATGAACGCAGCGTGGTCGCAGATCGACCTGACCACCTCCAGCTCATGGGTGATCAGCACGATGGTCACGCCCAGTTGCCGATTGATGTCGCGCAGCAGTTCAAGGATCGACGCGGTGGTTTCCGGGTCGAGTGCGCTGGTGGCCTCGTCCGAGAGCAGGTACGCCGGCTCTGCAGCCAGGGCGCGGGCAATGCCGACGCGCTGTTTCTGGCCGCCGGACAATTGCGAGGGAAAGGCCTGCGCCTTGTCATTCAAGCCGACCAGTTCCAACAGCTCGCGAACCCGCACATGGCGCCACGGCTTGCCGACATTGGCGATCTCCAGCGGCACCGCGATGTTGTCGAACACCGTGCGCGAATGCAGCAAATTGAAGCCCTGGAAGATCATGCCGATGCGCTGACGCTGGCGGCGCAGGTCGCTGACCGACAGCGTCGTCAAATCGATGCCATCGAGCAGAATGCGTCCGCTGTCCGGTCGTTCGAGCAGGTTGAGGCAGCGCAGCAGCGTCGACTTGCCGGCCCCGCTACGCCCGAGAATCCCGTAGACCGCGCCGTCGGGAATGCTCAACGAGACCTGATCGAGTGCCGGTTGCGCGGCCGAAGGATAAGTCTTGCTCAACTGCTCGACGGCGATCATGGCTTGCCGCCCGCCACTGGAATCACCGAACCGGCGAAGTTGTCGGTGATGTACTTGGCGACCTCTGGCGAGGTCAGGTCCTTGGCCAGTTGCGCGATACGCGGATCGTGCTCCAGCTTCGGCGTGGTCACCAGAATGTTGGCGTAAGGATTGTGCTCGGCTTTCTCCAGGCCCAAGGCATCCTTGGCCGGCACCAGGCCTGCGTCGAGCGCGTAGTTGCCGTTGATCACGGCCAGATCGACGTCGTCCAGCGAGCGCGGAATCTGCGGCGATTCGATTTCCAGGATCTTCAGCTGTTTCGGATTTTCGGCGATGTCCTTGGGCGTTGCCTGATCGGCCGCCGGGTCATTGAAACCGGGTTTGAGCTTGATCAGGCCGTTGTCCTGCAACAGGTACAGCGCGCGGCTCAGGTTGGTGACGTTGTTGGGCACGGCGACGGTGCCTTTTACCGGCACGTCGGCGAAGCTTTTGTGCCGGTGCGAGTAAATGCCCAAGGGTTCGATATGCACCGTGGCCGCTACAGCAAGTTTCTCGCCGAGGGCCTTTTCCTGGGATTTCAGGTACGGCAGGTGCTGGAAATAATTGGCGTCGACGTCACCGTGCACCAACAGCTCGTTGGAGTTCACCCCGTTGGGGATCTCGATGACTTTGAGGTTCAGTTGCGGATCGATTTTCTGGATGTACGCGAGAATCTGCGCGTGGGGCACCGGGTCGGCAGCCACGCGCAGCGGCTCCAGCGCCTGCGCACCGAACGACGTCACCAGCGCGCCGAGCACGGCCAGGGCCAAACCTGCTTTCTTGATCATGTGCGAAGTCCTTGAGCGAGTGATGAGTCAGGCGGATTGACGAACCGGCGGTGGCGGCAGCAGCGCATCGGCGTAGAAGCGCTGGGCGACATCGGGATGCGAGCGCAAACGACCCTTGAGGTAGTTCCAGCCGACATCGCGAAACAGCGGATTGAGCGGATCACTCGCCGGCCCGCGTGCCTCGCGCAACAGTGCGGTGGGCAGCGGATACAGCGGCACCACGGCATCCAGTTGCGCACCGAGGAAGAACGCGACAGACAGGCGTTCGCTTCCCGCCGGTGGCGAAACCACGCGATGCACCGTGGCCCGCAGATAACCATTGCTGGCCAGTTCGAGCAGTTCGCCGATGTTCACCACCAAGGTGTTCTCGCGTGGCAACGCATCGATCCAGCGGCCCTCTTCGATCTCGACTTGCAGACCGGCCTGCTGGTCTTGCAGCAGAAAGCTGAGGAAGCCGGAATCCTTGTGTGCGCCGACGCCTTGATGGCTCGACTCGTTCGACTGTCCGGGATAGCGCATCAGTTTGATGTGTTCGTTGGGTTTGTCGCCGTAGAGCTGATCAAACGCATCGGCGCGCAGAGAGAGTGCCTGAGCGAACGCACGCAGCAGGCGCAATGACATCCGCGTCATCGCCTCTTGCCATTCCAGCAGCAAAGATTTCAGTTCCGGCAGTGCCGCCGGCCATTGGTTGGGGCCTTGCAGCCGCGCCCAGAACGGGCTGTCCGCGTCTAATGGCAGTGCCTCGCGCTCGGCGCCCAGATCGAACTGTTCACGCTGATCGGGCTGGCCACGGGTGATCTCCGAGGCGGCACGGTTGTAACCGCGAAAGTGTGGTGAGTTGATCATGCCGACGGCGTTTTTCTCGCTGTCGGGCAAGGCGAAGAACTGCCGGGCGTGGGCTTGTACTTGCTTGAGCAAGTCACTGTCGATGCCGTGGCCCGTCAGGTAGAAGAAGCCGACGTCGCGGGCGGCGTGGCGCAAGTTTTCGAGAAATTCGTAGCGCTGTTGCGCCGTGCCTTCGAACAGCGACAGGTCCAGCGTCGGTAATGCGGTGATATCGAGGGTATGCGGCATGATTCACTCCCGTGTGAATCAAACCTGAAAAACCTGTGATCGATTCAGCGTGTGCCGTCATGGCAATCGGGGGTCTATCGGTTTGATGCGTTTTGATTCGTCGTTGAGACAAAACTAAACGATCTTAAAAATACGTAGCCAATATCTTTTTCGCATTACCTTAGGCCTGATTTCCCCTCACCCCAGCCCTCTCCCGGAGGGAGAGGGAGCCGACCGCGTTGTCTGGCGTTATACGTCGACCTGAACGACCGGGTTGGATTCGGTAAAAAAACGTTCCAGTCAGTGCAACGCTCAAGATCACTTGGGTCAGTACCCTCACCCCAGCCCTCTCCCGGAGGGAGAGGGAGCCGACCGCGTTGTCTTGCGTTATACGTCGACCTGAAAAACCGGGTTGGATTCGGTAAAAAACGTTCAGGTCGGCGTAGCGCTCAAGATCATCCCGGTCAGTCCCCTCTCCCTCTGGGAGAGGGTTAGGCGGGCGGCGTTCCGATGAGGGAGCCAGACGACTCGGTATCAAGCCTCCTGCAACGCTCGCGGCCGTTGGCTGCGTTGTTCGGCACTGGCGTCCGGCGCCTGCTGCAACTGGAAGTCGAACTTCAGCTCGGCATAACGCCCCGACACCGCGTCCTCACGGAACACCACCTCCCCGACCAAGCCTTCACGGGTCGCATAGGCGAAGTCATCCCACAAATACTGATCGCCCGACAGATTGATCTGCGTCGTCAGGTGCCGATGCCCCGGTGCGCTGATAAAGAAATGCACATGGGCCGGACGCTGGCCATGGCGGCCGAGTTGGTTCAGGCATTCCTGGGTCGGCCCTTGCGGGTCGCAGCCATAGCCGGACGGCACGATACTACGAGCGCGGTAGCGGCCATCGGCGTCAGTGATGATGCGGCGGCGCAGGTTGTACTCGGACTGGCTCGGGTCGAAAAACGAATAGGTACCCTTGGTGTTGGCGTGCCACAGATCAACCGTGGCACCGGCCAACGGCTGGCCATGCAGATCGAACACCTGGCCTTCGAGGTGCATGACGGTGGCGACGCCCTCCTCGCTGCCGTCATCCATGCGGCACTCACCTTCGCACAGCGGCGCGCCGGCCACGTACAGCGGGCCTTCGATGGTGCGTGGCGTGCCGCCCGTCAAGCCGATCTGCGCGTCCTTGGCGTCCTGAAGCAGATCGAGGAAATGTTCGAGACCGAGACCCGCAACCAATAAACCTGCTTCCGAGCGAGCGCCCAAACGGTTGAGATAGTCGACCGCTTTCCAGAACTCGTCCTCGCTGATGTCGAGGTCTTCGATGATTTTCGCACTGTCTTGCAAGATGCGCAGGACGATGGTTTTCAGACGGGAGTTACCGTCGTCGTTGGCAAAACCGGCGGCTTCTTTGAAGAACGTTTGCAACTCGGCGGTGTGGGCAATTTTCACGGTCATGGTGGTTACCTCATCTTGTTGTTTTGTGGCTCTCGCGAATCTTCAGGACAGACAACCTTCCCTGTGGGAGCTGGCTTGCCAGCGATTGCGGTGTGTCATCCAGCATTGATGGCGGCTGGTGTATTGCTATCGCTGGCAAGCCAGCTCCCACAGTGTTCAGGGCTGGATTCGAAACCATGGATCAGCGATCGTCTGTATGGATCGACGACGGATGCCGGCAGAGGCCATCAACCTCAATGTCCATGTAGGGAAACAGCGGCAAGCGCATCAGCGTGTCGTGCAGGGCCTCAACGCTCGGGACATCGAACACGCTGTAATTGGCGTAATGCCCGGCGATGCGCCACAGGTGCCGCCATACGCCGTCGCGTTGCAGCCGTTGCGCCAGTTCCTTTTCGTCCGCCTTGAGCCGGGTGGCCAGCGACGGGTCCATGTCGACGGGCAATTTCACGGTCATTTTTACGTGGAACAGCATGGTGACTCTCCTGATTCAGTGGCGACGAAAACGCGCCAGACGCTCTTCGTCCAGCGTCAGGCCCAGGCCTGGAGTTCGCGGGATGTGCAGGTGAAAATCGCGGTACTGCGGCGCTTCTGTGACGATGTCTTCGGTCAGCAACAACGGCCCAAACAGCTCCGTGTCCCAGGTCAGTTGTTTGAGCGTGAGGAAGGCGTGCGCCGAGGCCAGCGTGCCGACGGAACCTTCCAGCATGGTGCCGCCGTACAGCGCGATGCCCGCTGCCTCGGCGATTTGTGCGGTGCGCAACACGGCACGCGGGCCGCCGTTCTTGGCGATTTTCAGGGCGAACACACTGGCGGCGCCGTCGGCGGCGAGGCTGAAAGCATCCTCGACGCTTTCGATCGACTCATCGGCCATGATCGGTGCCGGGCTGCGCTGGTTCAGGCGAATCTGCCCGGAGCGGTTGACCCGCGAAATCGGCTGTTCAATCAGGTCGATGCCGTTGTCACCCAGTACCTGACAGCCGCGAATCGCCTGGGATTCATCCCAATACTGGTTGACGTCGACCCGCACACTGGCGCGCTCGCCCAAGGCTTTTTTGATCGCCACGACATGCTTGAGGTCTTGCTCCAGCGGATTGGCGCCGATCTTCAATTTGAAGATGCGATGGCGACGTGCTTCGAGCATTTGTTCGGCTTCGGCGATGTCGCGGGCAGTGTCGCCGCTGGCCAGGGTCCAGGCCACTTCGAGGCTGTCCCTTACGCGGCCGCCGAGCAGTTCACTGACCGGCAGGCCGAGGCGCTTGCCTTGCGCATCGAGCAGTGCGCTTTCGATGCCGGACTTGGCGAAAGTATTGCCCTTGGCGATCTTGTCGAGACGCTGCATCGCCGCGTTGATGTTATTGGCTTCAATACCGACCAAGGCCGGAGCCAGATGCGCGTCGATATTGGCTTTGATGCTTTCCGGGCTTTCATAACCGTAGGCGAGGCCGCCGATGGTGGTGGCTTCACCAATGCCTTCAATACCATCGCTGCAGCGCAGTCGCAGAATCACCAGAGTCTGCTTTTGCATCGTGTGCATCGCCAGTTTGTGCGGGCGGATGGTCGGCAGGTCGACGATGATCGTCGACAGGCTTTCAATCAGAATTCGCTGCATGTCTGTGTCCCTTGAAAAGTGCTCAACCGAGGTCGCCGCCGCCAACCGGCAAGGTCACGCCGGTGATGTAGGAGGCGTCGTCGGAGGCGAGAAAGAGGATCGCGCCGACCTGTTCGTCGAGGCTGCCGTAGCGCTTCATCAGGCTGCTGTCGAGGGTTTGCGCAACGATTTCCTGATACCAGGCCTGCTCCTGCGCCGATGGTTCGGCGGCATTGCGCGGGATGCGCCGGGGCGGTGCTTCGGTACCGCCCGGTGCGGTGGCGTTGACACGAATCCCGCGCTCGGCGTTTTCGAATGCCAAGCAAGCCGTGAGTGCGTTGATGCCGCCCTTTGCCGCGCCGTACGGCACGCGATTGACGCTGCGGGTAGCAATCGATGAAACGTTGACGATGGCGCCGCGACCTTGCTTGAGCATGTACGGCAGCGCGGCGTGGCAACACCACAGGGTCGGGAACAGCGAGCGGCGCACTTCAGCCTCGATCTGTTCGACTTCGTAGTGCTCGAACGGCTTGGCCCAGATCGTGCCGCCGACGTTGTTGATCAGGATGTCGAGGCGGCCGAACGTATTGATCGCCTCGGCCATGACCCGCGCACAATCGGCGTATTGCTCAAGATCGGCGGTCAGCGCGAGAACGCCCTCGCCTTGCAGTTCGTGAACCAGTTCCGAGCGATCAACCGCGATCACTTGCGCGCCTTCGTTTAGCAGGCGCTCGCAGACGCGGCGGCCGATACCCTGCGCCGCGCCAGTGACCAGCGCGACCTTGTTGGAGAATCTGTTGATCATGACAACCTCGAAAGAAGGGTTTCAGGCAGCCGCAGCGGCGAATTTTTCGTAGTAGAAGTTCGCCGGGGTGATGCCCTGCTCGCGGATGTATTGGCTGACCGCTTCGACCATCGGCGGCGGGCCGCACAGGTACACGTCGACATCGCCTTCATTGAGATGGCGCGGTTCGATGTGCTGGGTGACATAACCCTTGAGCGGATGCGCGCTCTGCGGGTTGGCGACGCAGGCGCCGAAGCTGAAATTGGCGATCCGTGCGGCAAAGGACTCGAGGCGATCGAGTTCGACCAGATCGAAATCGTTGGTCACGCCGTAGATCAAATGCACGGGATGATCGCAGCCCTGCTCGGCGATCTTTTCCAGCATCGCGGTGAACGGTGCCAAGCCAGTGCCGCCCGCCAACAACAGCAGCGGCCGCTTGATCTCCCGCAGGTAGAAACTGCCCAACGGCCCGGCCAGGTTCATGCTGTCGCCCGCCTTGGCCAGCCCGGTGAGGAAACTGCTCATCAAGCCGCCAGGCACGTTGCGAATCAGAAAGCTGACCTCGCCGTTCTTCTGCAACGAGCTGAAGGAGTAGGCGCGGGACTGCTCACTGCCAGGTACTTGCAGGTTGACGTACTGGCCCGGCAGAAACGCCAGTTTGCTCAGCGCCTCACCCTTGATCGACAGCGCGATGGTGCTCTCGGACAACTGCCGCACATCACTGATCGAGGCCTGGAAATTCGCCTGTTCGGTCTTGCACACCTGTGAGGCGGCGGGCACTCGCACGACGCAATCGCTTTCAGCGCGCATCTGGCAGGTCAGCACATAACCTTGTGCGAGTTCTTCGGCGCTCAAGGCGTCTTCGATGAAGTTGTCACCCATGTCGTAACGCCCGGCCTCGGCGAAACACTTGCAGGTGCCGCAGGCGCCGTCACGGCAGTCCAGCGGGATGTTGATGCCTTGGCGATAGGCCGCATCGGCGACGGTTTCATGGAGGCCAGCCTCGATGAAACGGGTGACGCCGTCTTCAAAATTAAGCGCAATCTGGAAATTCATGGTGCACCTCGCCGTGTCGACTAGATGTGGTAGATGTCGATGACCTGACGGACGTAATCGTTTTTCAGCACGACTTTCTTGGCCGTGATCAACGGCTGTTCGCCGCGCAGATCGAGGGTGTAGAAACTGCTGCCGAAGTAGCTGTCGGTGACTTGGTAGCGAAAGCTCAGGGTGTGCCAGTTGAAGCGCACATGGCATTGCCCTTCGCCCTGCTCGACGATTTCGATGTTGCTCAGGTTGTGCGAGGTGCGGGTGTCGGGGATGGTCGCGCTGGAGCGCTCGGTCTTGATCCGGAAGATGCGGTCTTCGAGGCCGCCACGGTTGCCGTACCAGATCAGCGAGATTTCGCTTTGCGGGTCTTCGGTGAGGGTGTCGTTGTCGTCCCAGGCCGGCATCCAGAAGGTGGCGTCGGCGGCGTAGAGTTCCAGCCATTGATCCCACTGGCCGTCATCGAGATAACGCGCCTCGCGGTAGAGAAAATCGCGCACGCTGTCGTAGAGGTTGCTCATCACACGGCCTCCACAGGGATCAGTT encodes:
- a CDS encoding muconate cycloisomerase family protein; amino-acid sequence: MQRILIESLSTIIVDLPTIRPHKLAMHTMQKQTLVILRLRCSDGIEGIGEATTIGGLAYGYESPESIKANIDAHLAPALVGIEANNINAAMQRLDKIAKGNTFAKSGIESALLDAQGKRLGLPVSELLGGRVRDSLEVAWTLASGDTARDIAEAEQMLEARRHRIFKLKIGANPLEQDLKHVVAIKKALGERASVRVDVNQYWDESQAIRGCQVLGDNGIDLIEQPISRVNRSGQIRLNQRSPAPIMADESIESVEDAFSLAADGAASVFALKIAKNGGPRAVLRTAQIAEAAGIALYGGTMLEGSVGTLASAHAFLTLKQLTWDTELFGPLLLTEDIVTEAPQYRDFHLHIPRTPGLGLTLDEERLARFRRH
- the benB gene encoding benzoate 1,2-dioxygenase small subunit, whose translation is MSNLYDSVRDFLYREARYLDDGQWDQWLELYAADATFWMPAWDDNDTLTEDPQSEISLIWYGNRGGLEDRIFRIKTERSSATIPDTRTSHNLSNIEIVEQGEGQCHVRFNWHTLSFRYQVTDSYFGSSFYTLDLRGEQPLITAKKVVLKNDYVRQVIDIYHI
- the benC gene encoding benzoate 1,2-dioxygenase electron transfer component BenC, producing the protein MNFQIALNFEDGVTRFIEAGLHETVADAAYRQGINIPLDCRDGACGTCKCFAEAGRYDMGDNFIEDALSAEELAQGYVLTCQMRAESDCVVRVPAASQVCKTEQANFQASISDVRQLSESTIALSIKGEALSKLAFLPGQYVNLQVPGSEQSRAYSFSSLQKNGEVSFLIRNVPGGLMSSFLTGLAKAGDSMNLAGPLGSFYLREIKRPLLLLAGGTGLAPFTAMLEKIAEQGCDHPVHLIYGVTNDFDLVELDRLESFAARIANFSFGACVANPQSAHPLKGYVTQHIEPRHLNEGDVDVYLCGPPPMVEAVSQYIREQGITPANFYYEKFAAAAA
- a CDS encoding 1,6-dihydroxycyclohexa-2,4-diene-1-carboxylate dehydrogenase; this translates as MINRFSNKVALVTGAAQGIGRRVCERLLNEGAQVIAVDRSELVHELQGEGVLALTADLEQYADCARVMAEAINTFGRLDILINNVGGTIWAKPFEHYEVEQIEAEVRRSLFPTLWCCHAALPYMLKQGRGAIVNVSSIATRSVNRVPYGAAKGGINALTACLAFENAERGIRVNATAPGGTEAPPRRIPRNAAEPSAQEQAWYQEIVAQTLDSSLMKRYGSLDEQVGAILFLASDDASYITGVTLPVGGGDLG